In Pseudomonadales bacterium, a single window of DNA contains:
- a CDS encoding amphi-Trp domain-containing protein, giving the protein MKAERDIEKSYSKSAFISKLRRLADALETGKKFQIQVAGERVYVPVKAKFNIEHERDGVEEEIEFQVKWSNG; this is encoded by the coding sequence ATGAAAGCAGAAAGAGATATTGAAAAGAGTTACTCAAAATCAGCATTTATTTCTAAGTTACGGCGCTTAGCCGATGCGCTTGAAACTGGAAAGAAGTTTCAAATTCAAGTCGCTGGTGAAAGAGTATATGTGCCGGTCAAGGCAAAGTTTAATATTGAACACGAGCGCGACGGGGTTGAAGAGGAAATCGAATTTCAGGTGAAATGGAGTAACGGATAA
- the paaJ gene encoding phenylacetate-CoA oxygenase subunit PaaJ, translated as MMSFAEQIPLVSPEQAELQKRRANSADSSLWDLLDQVKDPEIPAISLWELGVLRDIQRQGDSIKVVITPTYSGCPAMETMSADIHTVLTQAGFTQVTIEMSLSPAWTTDWMSSEAREKLHNYGIAPPQQNLDAVSCPHCKSDRVEQVSEFGSTACKALYRCLDCAEPFDYFKQI; from the coding sequence ATGATGTCTTTCGCGGAGCAAATTCCGCTGGTGAGCCCGGAGCAAGCCGAGCTACAAAAGCGCAGGGCAAATTCTGCTGATAGCTCCTTGTGGGATCTGTTGGATCAGGTCAAAGATCCAGAAATCCCCGCTATCAGCCTGTGGGAGCTGGGTGTATTACGTGATATCCAACGTCAGGGCGACAGCATCAAGGTGGTGATTACACCCACCTATTCGGGCTGTCCGGCGATGGAAACCATGAGCGCGGATATTCACACAGTGTTAACGCAGGCGGGATTTACCCAGGTGACTATAGAGATGAGTTTGTCGCCTGCTTGGACCACTGACTGGATGAGCAGCGAAGCTCGTGAAAAACTGCATAACTATGGTATCGCACCGCCGCAACAAAATTTAGATGCGGTTTCGTGCCCACATTGCAAATCTGACCGGGTTGAACAAGTCAGCGAGTTTGGTTCTACCGCTTGTAAAGCATTATATCGCTGCCTCGATTGCGCAGAACCTTTTGATTACTTTAAACAAATATAG
- a CDS encoding kinase/pyrophosphorylase, translating to MKRTAFFISDGTGITAEALGLSLLSQFGGIQFDRVTLPYIDNEEKATRAVQKIAEATEKDGVKPIIFDTVVNQSIRDIISQSNGFMVDIFSAFLAPLETELGVSSSYSVGKLHGINQNNHYSIRIDAMNYALENDDGGVTRNYDEADVILVGVSRCGKTPTCIYLALQFGIKAANYPITEEDLEEMRLPKALRPFKQKVFGLTIDPKRLQAIRQERRPDSRYSSDRQCQEEIRNVESMFRRENISFLDTTHHSVEEISTRMISEQGIQRHI from the coding sequence ATGAAACGCACCGCATTCTTTATCTCCGATGGCACCGGCATCACCGCAGAAGCATTAGGCCTCAGCCTACTTTCTCAATTTGGCGGGATTCAGTTTGATCGCGTCACCCTGCCCTATATCGACAACGAAGAAAAAGCCACCCGGGCAGTACAGAAAATTGCCGAGGCCACCGAAAAAGATGGCGTGAAACCGATTATTTTCGATACTGTCGTTAATCAGAGTATTCGCGACATTATCTCCCAGAGTAACGGTTTTATGGTGGATATTTTTTCTGCCTTCCTAGCGCCGCTCGAAACCGAACTGGGTGTTAGCTCTTCCTATTCAGTCGGCAAATTACACGGTATCAATCAGAACAATCACTATTCAATTCGCATCGATGCGATGAATTATGCCTTAGAAAATGATGATGGCGGCGTTACCCGTAATTACGATGAGGCGGACGTGATCCTGGTAGGCGTTTCCCGCTGCGGTAAAACACCCACCTGCATTTATCTGGCATTGCAATTTGGCATCAAAGCGGCCAATTATCCCATCACCGAAGAAGACCTTGAAGAAATGCGCCTACCTAAAGCACTTCGACCGTTTAAACAGAAGGTTTTTGGTCTGACCATTGATCCCAAGCGCTTACAGGCTATCCGTCAAGAGCGCCGCCCCGACAGCCGTTATTCTTCCGACCGGCAATGTCAGGAAGAGATACGCAATGTGGAAAGCATGTTCCGCCGCGAAAACATCTCTTTCCTCGACACAACGCATCATTCAGTCGAAGAAATTTCAACCCGTATGATATCCGAACAAGGAATTCAGCGGCATATATAG
- a CDS encoding enoyl-CoA hydratase/isomerase family protein, giving the protein MQPDKRYNYERKNQFGENKVTSPVNYSLEGDLGIIRINNPPVNALSFAVRLGIVEAINQAQQDASKVILLLCEGRTFVAGADISEFGKPMQEPLLPEVIATVEASNKPVVAALHGTALGGGLELSMAAHYRCAVPSAKLGLPEVKLGLMPGSSGTQRLPRLIGVKPALDMMINGNPISAQHGLEYGAIDRLIDGDLMTGARAYAQELAVAGVGVRRVSEIEIDAGAIEEDFFEQYEQRVKSKIHGLLAPQNIIKAVKGAVELPYAEGLKQERTLFIECLNSPQAAAQRHAFFAERKAAKVPHVGKDVLPRKIDSVGVIGGGTMGSGIAINFLSAGIPVTMIEVAQEGLDRGLKAIADSYQGSVKSGRISTTQAEKSLSLLKGSLDYADLAKVDLVIEAVFESMDVKREVFAKLEQHCKPGCILATNTSYLDINELASYSSRKEDIVGMHFFSPANIMKLLEVVRPNDVSDEVLVTVMQVAKTIKKVPVLVGVCDGFVGNRMLKGYGREAQLLVLEGASPAQVDNAIQNWGMAMGPLAVGDMAGLDISYRARRNRGIESGAAKDGCIADALVDMGRLGQKTGKGFYLYDKETRKRQSDPEIDPVIEQLAKKWGVTRRTISDEEIVQRLTFALINEGARILEEGIASSPGDIDIVYLYGYGFPKFHGGPMYYADTLGLDKVRDGLLALMQKTGESYWQPSELLLKLVQESKGFHSLN; this is encoded by the coding sequence ATGCAACCAGACAAACGATACAACTATGAACGCAAAAACCAGTTTGGAGAGAATAAAGTGACCAGCCCCGTTAACTATTCGCTGGAAGGCGATCTTGGCATCATCCGTATTAATAACCCCCCGGTAAACGCACTGTCTTTTGCTGTTCGTTTGGGGATCGTAGAGGCGATCAACCAAGCACAACAGGATGCCAGTAAAGTCATTCTTTTGCTCTGTGAAGGGCGTACCTTCGTTGCCGGGGCTGATATCAGCGAATTCGGTAAACCCATGCAAGAACCTTTGTTGCCGGAAGTTATTGCGACGGTTGAAGCGTCGAACAAGCCGGTAGTCGCCGCTTTGCATGGCACGGCGCTGGGCGGCGGTTTAGAGCTGTCGATGGCAGCGCATTATCGCTGTGCTGTGCCATCTGCTAAATTAGGCTTGCCGGAAGTGAAACTCGGCTTGATGCCGGGTTCCAGTGGTACGCAAAGATTACCTCGATTGATTGGCGTAAAACCTGCGCTCGACATGATGATTAACGGTAACCCTATTTCCGCTCAGCACGGGCTTGAATATGGTGCAATTGATCGTCTGATTGATGGTGATTTAATGACAGGTGCAAGAGCCTATGCTCAGGAGCTTGCGGTGGCGGGCGTTGGGGTGCGCCGAGTCAGCGAAATCGAAATTGATGCGGGTGCCATTGAAGAAGATTTCTTTGAACAATATGAGCAAAGAGTTAAATCAAAAATTCATGGGTTGCTGGCACCACAGAATATTATTAAAGCGGTGAAGGGTGCTGTAGAGCTACCCTATGCCGAAGGCTTAAAACAGGAGCGGACACTCTTTATTGAGTGTCTTAATTCTCCACAGGCTGCAGCACAACGCCATGCGTTCTTTGCTGAGCGTAAAGCGGCGAAAGTGCCACATGTCGGCAAGGATGTTCTTCCCAGAAAAATCGACTCCGTCGGCGTGATTGGCGGCGGCACGATGGGCAGCGGTATCGCCATCAATTTTCTTAGTGCAGGTATTCCTGTCACCATGATAGAGGTCGCGCAAGAGGGTTTGGATCGTGGACTTAAGGCCATTGCTGACAGTTATCAGGGCTCCGTGAAAAGCGGGCGTATTTCCACGACACAGGCAGAGAAATCATTGAGCTTACTGAAAGGCAGCCTGGATTATGCCGATCTCGCCAAGGTTGATCTGGTTATCGAAGCGGTGTTTGAGAGTATGGACGTCAAGCGCGAAGTGTTCGCTAAGCTGGAACAGCATTGTAAACCGGGATGTATCCTGGCTACCAATACTTCCTACCTCGACATTAACGAGCTGGCCTCCTACAGCAGCCGTAAAGAAGACATCGTTGGGATGCACTTTTTTAGCCCCGCCAATATTATGAAATTGCTTGAAGTTGTGCGCCCCAATGATGTCTCTGATGAGGTGCTGGTTACTGTCATGCAGGTCGCAAAAACGATTAAAAAAGTACCGGTGTTAGTTGGCGTCTGTGATGGTTTTGTCGGCAATCGCATGCTCAAAGGTTATGGCCGCGAAGCACAATTGTTAGTGCTTGAGGGGGCCAGCCCCGCGCAGGTGGATAACGCTATTCAAAACTGGGGAATGGCCATGGGGCCGCTCGCGGTTGGCGATATGGCGGGCCTAGATATCAGTTATCGAGCCCGGCGTAATCGTGGCATCGAGTCAGGCGCCGCCAAAGATGGCTGTATTGCCGATGCCCTGGTGGATATGGGCAGATTAGGGCAAAAGACGGGGAAAGGATTCTACCTTTACGACAAGGAAACCCGTAAGCGCCAGTCAGATCCAGAAATTGACCCAGTCATTGAGCAGTTGGCGAAAAAATGGGGAGTAACACGCCGTACCATCAGTGATGAAGAAATTGTGCAACGACTTACTTTCGCGCTGATAAATGAGGGTGCGCGTATTTTGGAAGAAGGTATCGCCTCGTCGCCGGGCGATATCGATATTGTCTATCTTTATGGTTACGGCTTCCCGAAATTTCACGGCGGGCCGATGTACTATGCCGATACCTTAGGCCTTGATAAGGTGCGTGATGGGTTATTGGCATTAATGCAAAAAACGGGTGAGTCCTACTGGCAACCCAGTGAATTGCTCCTTAAACTCGTGCAAGAAAGCAAAGGTTTTCATTCTCTAAACTAG
- the ppsA gene encoding phosphoenolpyruvate synthase yields MNSFVVPLDQVGMNDVESVGGKNASLGEMISNLASLGVSVPGGFATTADAYRNFLVENNLTTRIHEVLSGLDVDDVNALAKTGATIRQWIIDAPFNAEFEQTIRQYFTKLQDGNDQLAVAVRSSATAEDLPDASFAGQQETFLNIRGIDNVLLAIKEVFASLFNDRAIAYRVHQGFEHSLIALSAGIQQMVRSETAASGVMFTLDTESGFPDVVFITSSYGLGETVVQGSVNPDEFYVYKPALEANRPAVLRRNLGGKAIKMIYDPSGETGRSVNTVNVDESDRNRFSINDEEVQELAKQALTIERHYQRPMDIEWAKDGDTGKLYIVQARPETVKSRASANQLERYLLNEKSKVLVDGRSIGHRIGAGPVKIINDISQMDMVKPGDVLVTEMTDPDWEPIMKRASAIVTNRGGRTCHAAIIARELGIPAIVGCGDATARLALGQDVTVSCAEGDTGFVYDGLLDFEIKSSSIDAMPELPFKIMMNVGNPDRAFDFSAIPNAGIGLARLEFIINRMIGVHPKALLNYDSLPAEVKAQVDLRIAGYKSPVDYYVEKLVEGIATLGAAFAPNRVIVRLSDFKSNEYANLIGGELYEPEEENPMLGFRGASRYLSEDFADCFELETRAMKIVRNEMGLTNVEVMVPFVRTVAEAKGVVELLAANGLKRGENGLHVIMMCELPVNALLADQFLEYFDGFSIGSNDLTQLTLGLDRDSGIVAKLFDERNPAVKILLSMAIQACKKANKYIGICGQGPSDHPDLARWLMDEGIDSVSLNPDSVLDTWLFLAEDI; encoded by the coding sequence TTGAATAGTTTTGTGGTGCCGCTAGACCAGGTCGGCATGAATGATGTTGAAAGCGTTGGTGGTAAAAATGCGTCCTTGGGTGAGATGATTAGCAATTTAGCCTCTCTTGGTGTTTCAGTACCGGGCGGATTTGCTACTACAGCGGACGCCTATCGTAATTTCCTAGTGGAAAACAATTTGACGACGCGCATTCACGAAGTGCTTTCTGGCTTGGATGTGGATGATGTCAACGCCTTGGCGAAAACCGGAGCAACGATTCGTCAATGGATTATAGATGCCCCTTTCAATGCCGAATTTGAACAGACCATCCGTCAGTATTTTACAAAGCTCCAGGATGGCAATGATCAGTTAGCCGTAGCAGTGCGTTCATCAGCGACGGCGGAAGATTTGCCGGATGCTTCCTTTGCCGGGCAGCAGGAAACTTTTCTTAACATCCGTGGCATCGACAATGTCCTGTTAGCGATCAAAGAAGTCTTTGCTTCTTTATTCAATGACCGCGCTATTGCCTATCGTGTGCACCAGGGTTTTGAACACAGCCTGATTGCCTTGTCGGCAGGAATTCAGCAGATGGTACGCAGCGAAACCGCCGCCAGCGGCGTGATGTTTACCCTTGATACAGAATCAGGTTTTCCGGATGTGGTTTTTATCACCTCGTCCTATGGCTTAGGTGAAACAGTTGTGCAGGGGTCGGTTAATCCGGACGAGTTTTACGTATATAAGCCTGCATTAGAAGCCAATCGTCCCGCTGTGTTGCGCCGCAACCTGGGCGGTAAGGCGATTAAAATGATCTACGATCCTTCGGGTGAAACTGGACGTTCAGTGAATACCGTGAATGTCGATGAATCAGATCGCAATCGTTTTTCTATCAATGATGAAGAGGTTCAGGAGCTGGCCAAACAAGCGCTGACGATTGAGCGTCATTATCAACGTCCGATGGATATTGAGTGGGCCAAAGATGGTGATACCGGTAAGCTCTACATCGTTCAGGCGCGCCCAGAAACGGTGAAGAGCCGTGCCTCGGCTAACCAACTGGAACGTTATTTGCTCAACGAAAAATCAAAAGTACTAGTCGATGGTCGCAGCATTGGCCACCGCATTGGTGCCGGCCCGGTGAAAATCATCAATGATATTAGCCAGATGGATATGGTCAAGCCAGGTGATGTATTGGTCACCGAAATGACTGATCCCGACTGGGAGCCTATCATGAAACGGGCTTCGGCGATTGTGACCAATCGCGGTGGCCGGACCTGTCATGCCGCTATTATCGCCCGTGAACTAGGTATTCCTGCCATCGTTGGTTGCGGTGATGCGACGGCAAGGCTGGCGCTAGGGCAAGATGTGACGGTTTCTTGTGCGGAAGGGGATACAGGCTTTGTTTATGACGGTCTGCTGGATTTTGAGATTAAGAGTTCCAGCATTGATGCCATGCCGGAGCTGCCGTTTAAAATCATGATGAATGTCGGTAATCCGGATCGTGCTTTCGACTTTAGTGCGATTCCTAATGCTGGTATTGGCTTGGCGCGTTTGGAATTTATTATCAACCGTATGATTGGCGTGCACCCGAAAGCACTGTTGAATTACGACAGCTTGCCCGCTGAGGTCAAAGCGCAGGTGGATCTGCGTATTGCCGGTTATAAGAGTCCGGTTGATTATTACGTTGAAAAACTGGTCGAAGGCATCGCAACCTTGGGCGCAGCCTTCGCACCGAACCGAGTGATTGTGCGCCTCTCAGACTTTAAATCTAATGAATATGCCAATTTGATCGGCGGCGAACTCTATGAGCCGGAAGAAGAAAACCCCATGCTTGGTTTTCGCGGCGCTTCACGTTATTTGTCAGAAGATTTTGCAGATTGCTTTGAGTTGGAAACCCGCGCAATGAAAATCGTGCGCAACGAAATGGGTTTGACTAATGTAGAAGTGATGGTGCCTTTCGTCCGCACGGTGGCAGAGGCCAAAGGGGTGGTGGAACTACTAGCCGCTAACGGTTTGAAGCGCGGAGAGAATGGTTTGCATGTCATTATGATGTGCGAGTTACCGGTTAACGCGCTATTAGCGGATCAGTTCCTCGAATACTTTGACGGTTTCTCTATCGGCTCAAACGATCTGACGCAGTTAACCCTGGGGTTGGATCGGGATTCCGGTATCGTGGCGAAACTCTTTGATGAACGCAACCCTGCCGTGAAGATACTACTCAGTATGGCGATACAGGCCTGTAAGAAAGCCAATAAATACATCGGTATTTGTGGACAGGGGCCTTCAGATCATCCAGATTTAGCGCGCTGGTTGATGGATGAAGGCATTGATAGCGTATCGCTGAACCCTGATTCAGTATTAGATACTTGGCTATTTCTTGCGGAAGATATCTAG
- a CDS encoding MBL fold metallo-hydrolase: protein MLIVRCVRAAGIRFIGGCLLGLVSVLICADEFSEVGIKTTQVMPGIYMLEGSGGNIGLSVGEDGVFMIDDQFAPLTGKIQKAIAAITPQPVKFLINTHWHYDHVGGNENFGKGGAIIVAQNNVRERMLKGQVIEAFAKEVPPADKLALPVITFDKEVTFHWNSDTLEVIHVASAHTDGDAVIYFKQGNVVHTGDLYFSGMYPFIDASSGGSMVGLLTGVSTILTRIDDNTKVIPGHGPLSNKVELQAYQDMLKSVYTRVKALKDQGKSVEAVVAAKPSADFDAKWGNGFLAPDVWVKIIYSAI, encoded by the coding sequence ATGTTGATAGTGCGTTGTGTAAGAGCTGCAGGTATTCGTTTTATCGGTGGTTGTTTGCTAGGTTTGGTGTCGGTGCTGATCTGTGCGGATGAGTTTAGCGAAGTCGGTATTAAAACTACACAGGTTATGCCGGGCATTTATATGCTGGAGGGGAGTGGTGGCAATATCGGCCTTTCCGTGGGTGAGGATGGTGTCTTTATGATAGATGACCAGTTTGCACCGCTGACGGGGAAAATTCAAAAGGCGATAGCTGCGATCACGCCCCAACCCGTGAAGTTTTTGATTAACACTCATTGGCACTATGATCACGTCGGTGGCAATGAAAATTTTGGTAAAGGTGGCGCTATTATCGTTGCGCAGAATAATGTGCGCGAGAGAATGCTGAAAGGGCAGGTCATAGAGGCGTTTGCTAAAGAGGTGCCGCCCGCAGATAAGCTAGCATTACCGGTCATAACCTTTGATAAGGAAGTTACTTTTCACTGGAACAGTGACACTCTTGAGGTTATTCATGTAGCCTCAGCGCATACTGACGGTGATGCCGTGATTTATTTTAAGCAGGGCAATGTAGTACATACCGGTGACCTCTATTTTAGCGGCATGTACCCTTTTATCGATGCCAGTAGCGGTGGTTCGATGGTGGGTCTGCTTACGGGCGTATCGACAATTTTGACGCGGATAGACGATAATACCAAAGTTATTCCCGGTCATGGTCCGCTCAGCAATAAAGTCGAACTTCAGGCTTACCAGGATATGCTTAAGAGCGTCTACACCAGAGTGAAAGCGCTCAAAGATCAGGGTAAATCAGTTGAGGCAGTGGTCGCTGCGAAGCCAAGTGCCGATTTCGATGCCAAGTGGGGTAATGGCTTTTTAGCTCCCGACGTTTGGGTGAAAATAATTTATAGTGCTATTTAG
- the paaX gene encoding phenylacetic acid degradation operon negative regulatory protein PaaX: MDDFQQQRPIRSGSLIVSVFGDAISQHGNSVWLSSLIKALSPFGLDSRLVRTAAFRLVQDEWLHSERVGRCSFYSLTETGLLHFEAAAKRIYAPEPVSWDGKWTLVIPTLVETGERDQLVKELSWLGYANFGGGILGYPGNDRVSLDKSLRALKMQDKVAIMTARSEEVASSKSLQALMRECWNIDELGQRYREFIERFSPITSAVATALTPEESFQVRTLLIHEYRRILLKHTDLPEGTLPKNWAGHIAHEMTANIYRAVHKKAKTFLRTEMKTVDGYLKEVIPSYYQRFGGL; this comes from the coding sequence ATGGATGACTTTCAGCAGCAGCGGCCAATTCGCAGTGGCTCATTGATTGTTTCGGTTTTTGGCGACGCTATTTCGCAGCATGGCAATAGCGTATGGCTGAGTAGTCTGATTAAAGCTTTATCACCCTTTGGCTTGGATTCGCGGCTAGTTAGAACTGCAGCCTTTCGTTTGGTACAGGACGAATGGCTGCATAGTGAAAGAGTCGGGCGATGTAGCTTTTATAGCTTGACGGAAACCGGGCTGCTGCATTTCGAAGCAGCAGCAAAAAGAATCTATGCCCCAGAACCGGTGAGCTGGGATGGCAAGTGGACCTTGGTAATTCCTACTTTAGTCGAAACCGGAGAACGAGATCAGCTTGTGAAAGAGCTTTCCTGGCTTGGTTATGCCAACTTCGGCGGTGGTATTTTGGGTTACCCTGGGAATGATCGAGTGTCGTTGGATAAGAGCCTGCGTGCGCTAAAAATGCAAGATAAGGTTGCGATCATGACGGCCCGTTCTGAGGAGGTCGCTTCAAGCAAATCGCTACAGGCGTTAATGCGGGAGTGTTGGAATATTGATGAACTTGGCCAACGTTATAGAGAGTTTATCGAGCGTTTTTCGCCTATCACCTCCGCCGTTGCGACAGCCTTGACACCGGAAGAATCGTTTCAGGTCAGAACCTTGCTGATACATGAATACCGTCGTATTCTGCTCAAACACACGGACTTGCCTGAAGGCACATTACCGAAAAACTGGGCTGGCCATATTGCCCATGAAATGACGGCTAATATCTACCGCGCTGTACACAAAAAAGCCAAGACATTTTTGCGTACTGAAATGAAAACCGTTGATGGTTATTTAAAGGAAGTTATTCCGAGTTACTATCAACGTTTTGGTGGATTGTAG
- the paaC gene encoding phenylacetate-CoA oxygenase subunit PaaC, with product MSNEQQLLEYAVRLGDDALIIGHRLSEWCRNAPFLEEDLAVSNVALDFIGRARMLYSYAATLKGNGATEDDFAYLRDCREFRNFLILELPRGDYAFSMMRQYLVDAFNVEFLSQLCQSKDKQLAAIAAKAIKESVYHLRRSKDWVLRLGDGTEDSHQRSQKALDDLWGFTHELFEMDELETTLAGAGIAVDRSQLKDAWKANVSALLAEATLSVPEDDWTVTGGREGMHTEHLGHLLSDLQFMQRAYPGLEW from the coding sequence ATGAGCAATGAACAACAGCTATTGGAATACGCGGTGCGTCTTGGCGACGATGCCCTGATTATCGGCCACAGATTATCAGAATGGTGTCGTAACGCCCCTTTTTTAGAAGAAGATCTCGCAGTCAGCAACGTTGCCTTGGATTTTATCGGTCGCGCCCGGATGCTCTACAGTTATGCAGCAACCTTAAAAGGGAATGGCGCGACAGAGGACGATTTTGCCTACCTGCGTGATTGTCGTGAATTCCGTAATTTTTTGATTCTGGAACTACCCCGTGGTGATTACGCCTTCAGTATGATGCGCCAGTATTTGGTGGATGCCTTTAATGTCGAGTTTTTATCGCAACTCTGTCAGTCAAAGGACAAGCAATTGGCCGCCATTGCTGCGAAAGCCATCAAGGAGTCGGTTTATCACCTGCGTCGTAGCAAAGATTGGGTTTTGCGATTAGGTGATGGTACTGAAGATAGTCATCAGCGTTCACAAAAGGCATTGGACGATCTCTGGGGTTTTACCCATGAGTTGTTCGAAATGGACGAGTTGGAGACAACTCTAGCCGGTGCCGGTATCGCGGTTGATCGCAGCCAGTTGAAAGATGCGTGGAAAGCGAATGTCTCAGCGCTTCTTGCCGAAGCGACTCTCAGTGTGCCTGAGGATGACTGGACGGTAACGGGTGGCAGGGAAGGTATGCATACCGAGCATCTCGGCCACTTGCTGTCTGATTTACAGTTTATGCAGCGTGCCTATCCTGGGTTGGAGTGGTAA
- the paaK gene encoding phenylacetate-CoA oxygenase/reductase subunit PaaK: MSSNTGFFSLQIADVRPETDKAVCVSFEVPEDLADTFRFKQGQYITLETEINNEPVRRSYSICSGVFDKRLSVAIKRVEGGVFSNYANEHLKAGDTIKVMPPQGNFFVPVAPEKARKYLFIAAGSGITPIISNIKTILQAEPNSLVTLLLGNQRSSTIMFRDQLSFLKNRYMTRFQWVNILSKEDQGSDLLSGRINNRKGGELNKRLITIAEYDEYFICGPESMISEVSRGLRATGADESTIHYELFASSAEDARAIIERHHARAIKMAGKSSRVTIVADGRSSEFELTADGENILDAGMAHGFELPYSCKGGVCSTCKAKLVSGEVEMDITHGLEESEIANGFILTCQAHPVSESVVVDFDQK; this comes from the coding sequence ATGTCTTCTAATACTGGATTTTTCTCTTTACAAATTGCCGATGTCAGGCCCGAAACCGATAAGGCTGTGTGCGTATCTTTCGAAGTACCTGAAGATTTGGCAGATACTTTTCGGTTCAAACAGGGGCAATATATTACCCTGGAAACGGAAATCAATAATGAGCCGGTGCGTCGTTCCTACAGTATCTGTTCTGGTGTTTTTGACAAGCGCCTCAGTGTCGCTATCAAGAGAGTTGAAGGAGGAGTGTTTTCAAATTACGCCAACGAACACTTAAAAGCCGGTGATACCATCAAGGTGATGCCACCGCAGGGAAATTTTTTCGTGCCGGTTGCACCGGAAAAGGCGCGTAAATATCTGTTTATTGCGGCTGGAAGCGGCATCACGCCGATTATTTCCAATATCAAAACCATTTTGCAGGCGGAACCGAATAGTCTCGTGACTTTACTGCTGGGAAACCAGCGCAGTAGTACCATTATGTTTCGCGATCAGCTCAGCTTTTTAAAAAATCGCTACATGACGCGTTTTCAATGGGTAAATATCCTGAGTAAGGAAGATCAGGGTTCTGACCTGTTGTCGGGCCGTATCAATAACCGCAAAGGTGGCGAGCTGAACAAGCGGTTAATTACGATTGCTGAGTATGACGAATATTTTATCTGTGGCCCGGAGTCTATGATTTCAGAGGTTTCCAGAGGTTTGCGTGCGACCGGCGCTGATGAGTCAACGATCCACTATGAGCTGTTTGCCTCTTCTGCGGAAGACGCCAGAGCTATCATCGAACGGCACCATGCTCGTGCCATTAAAATGGCGGGTAAATCCAGCCGCGTTACCATTGTTGCCGATGGTCGTTCCAGCGAGTTTGAGTTGACTGCCGACGGTGAAAACATTCTTGATGCGGGCATGGCGCACGGCTTTGAATTACCCTATTCCTGTAAAGGCGGTGTTTGTTCGACCTGTAAGGCTAAATTGGTTTCCGGTGAAGTTGAAATGGATATCACTCATGGCTTAGAGGAAAGCGAAATAGCGAACGGGTTTATTTTGACTTGTCAGGCGCACCCCGTGAGTGAGTCTGTCGTGGTTGACTTTGACCAAAAATAA